Within the Bradyrhizobium cosmicum genome, the region GCCGCCTATGGGCACGTGAACATGTGCCGCGTCGCCCGCGATGAAGGCGCGTCCTTGTGAAAACCGGTTCGCATAGAGGTGCGAGGTCTGGTAGCGAGCAAGGAAGATCGGATCCGTGAGTTCGTAGGCGGAGCCCGTCAGGTCTGTGGGTAGCGATCTCCTCCAAGGTTGGCTGCTCGGTCGTCGACTTGGCGGCACCGAGTTGACTGGATGCTTCCTGGGCACCCTCGCAGGATGTCGATCTGGTTGAGCAGGGCTATGATCTGGCCATGCGGATCGGGCCTTCGCCAGATAGGATGTCGCACGTAGCCTGATGGGCAATCCGCTCGCGCTGTGCGCTAGCCCGGGCTATCTGGCCGAACATGGCCAAGCCGCCACTGAATGCGAGGCTTTTCATAGGAAACCCGCGTTCCGCCTCCGCCGTCACACTGCCCCGCGGAAAGACGCTGCGCATGGTCACGGCAGCGCCACGACTGCTGTCGATCGACCCTGCAGTTATCAAGCTTTCGGCCGATGCGGGTGCAGGGATCGGGCAGGTCCCCCGTATCCTGGCCCAGGATGAATTGGCCAACGGGTCGCTGGTCGAGGTTCTGCCTGAATGGGTTGTGGACGAGGTCGATATCGATCGTTTATCCGGTTGGGCGAACCCTGCCTCCACGTGTCGGTGTGTTCATTGATTTCCTGCAGAATGCGCTTCGCCGAAAGGGTTAGTTCGAGCTAGGCCCAATTCCACCCGAGGGCTATCGAGCTGCCCCAAAAGCTGCGCGAGTAGGTTTTCGGGGTTTTCGGCTCGGTCTGCGAGAGATCCTGGCCCAGCAGTCGAGCAAGTTTCTTTCGAGATTCTCTCCCTCCGCCATCATGCTTCCCAGCCTCGATCTTTCAGGCCGTCGGCACCGTTCCACCATCAATGACATATTCGGTGCCCGTGATGGCGCTGGCACGTGGCGACGCGAGGAACGCGATGAGGTTGGCAACCTCGCGCGGGCTCGCCGGTCGACCGAGCGGGATGCCGCCGAGCCCCTGCATGACCATCGCTTTGCCGCTTTCGTAGTCCGTGCCGGCCTCTGCGGCGAGACGCTCAACGAAATGGACGGCAGCTTCGGTCTCGACCCAGCCTGGCGAAACGCGAACGACGCGGACTCCCTTTGGAGTCACCTCCTTCGAGAGACTCTTGCTGTAGGTGGAGAGTGCCGCCTTCGCGGCCGCATACGCGGTCGTCGATTGCGGAAGCGGCAGCTGATGTTGGATCGATGTCACATGGATGATGACACCGGAGCCTTGCGCGATCATCGTTGGCAGCAGCGCGCGATCGAGCCGAACCGCCGGCATGAGGTTGAGATTTATCTCTCGCTCCCATGCATCGTCGTCAATGACGGCAAAACCACCTGCCGGCGTGCTCGAACCGCCGACGACGTTGACGACGATATCGATGCCACCGAGCAGATCGAGAACGCCTTTGGCGACAAGCGCACAGCCTTCGCCTGTGGTCAGATCTGCGGCAATGTAGCTGACGCCGGGCGCAGACGTCGCCGGGACGGAGCGCGCCGTCGTCACGACGAGCGCGCCGGCCTGGTGCAGGATTTCGACTACGGCAGCGCCGACGCCTTTCGTGCCGCCCGTGACGAGAACACGACGGCCGCGCAGTTCGAGATCGAAATTCATGCCCCGATCTCCAGGTGGGCGATCTTGTCGCCTTCAAGAATGAAGCTGTAGCGCAGGTCGACCGGACTGCCGGGGAAGTTACCTGTGACGCGGCTTGTCACGATCGTCCTCTCCGTGTCCTCCACGACGGCGAAGGGTTCGCTGCTATAGGTGTATTTGGTGGACGCTTCCGCCTTCCAGCGACGGATCGCCTCGCGGCCGGTGTGGGTCTTTCCCTCATCTTTCACGACGGCGCCCTCGGTGAAGCAGTCCGCAATGCTGGCGCGCTCCGTGCGGTCGGCGGCAAAATAGGCGGCAATAGGCTGTGGCAAGGTGACGGACATGGAAACTCCCTTCATGGCGCGTGGGCCGTCCCGGTGACGGCGTTGCACGGCATGAGAGCTCGTCCTAAACTTGCCAAATGGCAAGAACGGACGAAAAAGTAAGGTACTCACCCGAAGGTAAGCAGTCTTCCGGCTACACCCGCGAAACAGCAGCTGAAGGCGTTGAACAGGCATTGAAGCTGCTCGAAGGGCGATGGAAGCTGACCATTCTCTTCCACCTGTTCGGTGGCAGGGTG harbors:
- a CDS encoding SDR family oxidoreductase, whose product is MNFDLELRGRRVLVTGGTKGVGAAVVEILHQAGALVVTTARSVPATSAPGVSYIAADLTTGEGCALVAKGVLDLLGGIDIVVNVVGGSSTPAGGFAVIDDDAWEREINLNLMPAVRLDRALLPTMIAQGSGVIIHVTSIQHQLPLPQSTTAYAAAKAALSTYSKSLSKEVTPKGVRVVRVSPGWVETEAAVHFVERLAAEAGTDYESGKAMVMQGLGGIPLGRPASPREVANLIAFLASPRASAITGTEYVIDGGTVPTA
- a CDS encoding nuclear transport factor 2 family protein, whose translation is MSVTLPQPIAAYFAADRTERASIADCFTEGAVVKDEGKTHTGREAIRRWKAEASTKYTYSSEPFAVVEDTERTIVTSRVTGNFPGSPVDLRYSFILEGDKIAHLEIGA